TCAGTCAATGATTGACAAGTTGCAATTGGCTTCAATCGTAGAACGCTATATTCAAGTTCATAATTTTCTAACGGATGACCGGAGAAATAAAACCCAAACGCTTCTTTTTCATATTGCAAAAACTTTGTTTTGGTATCTTGTAGTTCGGCTCTTCGTTTAGTATCTTGGGTTAAAATATCTGATTGATTAGGAAGCGGCGTATACGGGCTGGCGGTTGGTTTTTCTTGGGTGAAAAGGCCTCCTTGTTTTTCTAAAAACAAGAGTCGTTCCGAACTTACTTTTTCCAATTCGCTTTCTAAGATTGAAAGCAAATAACTTCGGTCTTTTTCTAAAGAATCTAAGGCGCCGGCTTTGATTAATGATTCATAGGCTTTGCGATTGACATCTTTACGCGTTCGTCTCAGAAAATCCCGAAAACTACTGTATGGGCTTAAAATTCGCTCATTTTTGATTGCAAGGCATACTTTTTCGCCTAAATTTTTAATTCCACCTAAACCATAGCGGATTTTATTGTCTTCAATACTAAACTTATAATCACTAAAATTAACATCTGGGGGCAAGACATCAATTTTCATTCGTCGGCACTCTTTGATTAAGAGATTGAGTTTATCACTATCGCCGATTTCATTAGAAAGTAATGCGGTCATATATTCCACGGGATAGTTGGCTTTGAGATAGGCAGTAAGATAGGAAAGATGTGCATAACCCATTGAATGTGATTTATTAAAGCCATAACCGGCAAAAGGCGAAATCAATTCAAAAATCTGTTCGGCTTTTTTCTCTGGAATGCGATGATGTTTTGCTCCTTGAATGAACAATTCCTGCATCGCTTTCATCTCTTCAGGAATCTTTTTACCCATTGCTCGGCGTAACCGGTCGTATTGCGTCGGAGTGAAACCCGCAATCAATTTAGCAATCTGCATAACTTGTTCTTGATAGACCATTATACCGTAAGTTTCTTTCAGAATCGGTTCCACTGAATGATGAAAGTATTCAATTTTTTTATTTCCTAATTTCCGTTTAATATACTCATCAATATTGGCCATTGGTCCTGGGCGGTATAGGGCAATAACAGCACATAAGTCTTCAATCTTTTCGGGTTTGGACTTGCGCAATATATCCCGCATTCCTTGGCTTTCAATCTGAAACAGTCCGGTGGTTTCGGCTCTTTGCAGTAATTGGTAGGTCTTTTTATCGTCAAAGGGTATTGATTTCTTATCAATTGGTTTTCCTTGTTCGGTGCATATTTTTAAGGTATCTTCAATCACAGTTAAGGTTTTTAAGCCCAGAATATCAAGTTTTAGAAGTCCAATTTCCGCCAAAGCATCCATATCGTATTGAGTGCAGATTTCGTTATCTTGACTTCGATATAAGGGCACAAGTTCTAATAATGGTTTTGGTGCAATCACAATTCCTGAAGCATGAATGGATGCATGTCGAGCCAGATTTTCCAATTTCACAGCAATTTCCAGAAGTTCTTTATATTTTGCAGAACTCTCGATTAAATCTTTCAATTCTTTGATAGTTCCAATGGCTTTGCCAATTTCCATTCCTAAAGGAATAAGTTTTGCAATGCGGTCAACTTCTGCATAAGGGATATCGAGCACTCGACCAACATCACGCACCACGGCGCGTGACGCCATTGTGCCAAAAGTGATAATTTGTGCAACAGAATTTTCGCCATAACGATGACGAATATAATCGATAACTTCACTCCGTTTGTTATCCGCAAAGTCAATATCAATATCAGGCAAAGAAACTCTTTCGGGATTTAAAAATCGCTCAAAAACCAGTCCATACTTTATCGGGTCAATATCAGTAATGCCCAAGCAATAAAGCACAAGACTGGAAACCGCTGAACCCCGCCCCGGACCAACGGGCACTCCTTTGCTTTTAGCATAATCGATAATATCTTTAACAATGAGAAAATAGCCGGCAAAGCCCATCTGACCAATTATTTTTAATTCATACTTCAAGCGCTCTGTGACTTCGGATGTCAATTGGCGGTATCGCTCCTTTAAGCCTAAATTGGTTAGATGCACTAAATATTCCATATCCTGGCTAAAACCTTCGGGCAAAGGAAAAGCCGGCAGGTGGATTTCTTTTTCATCAATGGGTAAAATCAAATTACACTGCTCAGCAATATGCAAAGTATTGGTAATGGCTTCAGGAATATCGGCAAAAAGCCGGGTCATCTCTTCTGGAGACTTAAAATAAATATCCTGAGATTCAAACTTTAATCTTTTATCTTCACTGAGTTTTTTACCGGTTTGAATACAGACCAAGACATCGTGGGCTTTGGCGTCATAAGGGTCTAAAAAATGGCAGTCATTAGTGGCGACTAAGGGTGAACCCATTTCATAACTGAGTTGGCGTAATCCTGCAAGCAATTTCTCGGTATCAGGAAGTCCAAGACGCATAATTTCAAGGTAAAAATTCTCTCGACCCATAATATCCTGATAAACTCCTACTATCTCTCGGGCTTTATCATAATTATCCTGTAACAAATAATAGTTCACTTCGCCTTTAAGACAGCCGGAAAGAGCAATTAGACCTTCGGCATATTGGGCAAGTAATTCCTTATCAATTCTGGGCCGATAGTAGAATCCTTCCAAATAACCTAAAGAAACTAATTTAATTAAATTATGATAGCCGGTCAGGTTTTTACTGAGTAAAGTAAGATGAAAACTGGATTCCGGAATTTCTTTTGATATGGTGCGGTCCTTACGCGAGCCAACCGCAACATAAACTTCAGCACCAATAATGGGAGTAATTCCTTGCGCATAACACAACTTATAAAATTCAATAGCACCAAAAAGATTGCCGTGGTCAGTTAGGGCCAAAGCCGGCATCTTGTATTTTGCTGCTTGATTGACTAATTTTGAAAGTGCAATCGCACCATCCAGCAGACTATATTCAGTATGATTGTGCAAATGCACAAAATTGGCTTTCTTCATATTCAAATCATAGAAGTATGTTTTGTTCCATATTGAGCATATTATAATTTGAACTCAATTCAAGATGTCAGTGCAATGATTCTTGATTTACCCATTCAGAATAATGATTACTACGAAGACAATACATTATGGTTTGAATTCAAATTCAAGATGTAAGCGTAAAGATTCTTGATTGGCAAATTCACCCATTAACGGTGGCAAATTCTGGGTAACAATAACCGCGCGTTCACAAGACCGGTCATATAGTTCGTTGCCAGAACTCTTTTCGATTTTAACACTACTAATCCGACCATCCTTTTGAATTACAAAATAGACTACACAGGAAAAAGCAATCCCGGAATTAGCAAATGGATTTATCCAATTACTGCCAATTTTAGTTAAAACCGCATCAATATAATAAGAATACTTACCTCCTTTACCAGAGATCTTAAGACCAATATTCGGACTTTCTTTACGCATACTTTTGGCCGGTGTTAATTTTTCTTTAGAGGTAGTCGGTTTAGTCTTAATAGGTTTTTTATCAATAATTGCTATTGGTGGAAGTGAAGGAGATTCAGCCTTAGGCAATCCGGTTTCCAGATTAACTACAGCAACTTGAAAAACATCTGGATATAATCTTTCTCTTGAAGGCTTGCTTTTAGTTACTCCTGCTAATAGGACAAATATTACGAGATGGCCAACAAAAGAAAAAAGTAGCTCCTTTTTCATATCTCTAATTTGAAACTTTAAATTTAACATTTATCATTCTGCTGTCACTGTTCCGTGTAGAATTTATTTGTCCAACCTTTTGAGGTTTACTTTTAGCAACTCCGGCTAATATCACGAAGATTATGAGATGACCAACAAAAGAAAACAACATTTTCCTTTTCATACTAAAGTATTATTAGAGAAATTATCCTTACCGAAAACGAAACGCATCAAAACAGGTCATAACAAGTCACATTTAACTTTAGAGAATGTGCTTCTGGCGATATTGTCTTTTGCCCAAATCACTAAATCGGAAATTCGAAATCATTGATGTTATCATTTGTTGAAGTTATTTGCCGGTTCTTTTTTTAATGGCTTGGGGCGATGCTACTAAACTAACATTTCCAATGCCGACTTCCCGAATTTTGCTCAAGACCGTTATCACCAGACCATAATTTACTGCTTCATCTGCAATCAAATAGATTTGGCCAGTTGTTTTTTTCGCTAAGACCGAATTTAGTTCTGAATTAAATTGAGCAAGGTTAATTAGTTTATCCTCAATATAAATTTTTCCTTGCTTATCTATGGTTACTGTTACTCCTTCAGTTCTTTGTGGCACTGCGGCTGAACTGCGGGGAACTGAAACCGGGATGCCGGCTCGACTCAAAGCCACACTAATGCCCGCAATAAGAAAGATTATCATCAGATTAATCGCAACATCAGCTAAAGATGTTATATTCATCTCTGAAATGAATTTGGGCGTATAAGTTGAATTTCTTCGCTTTTGATTATTCATCTTTGCCAATTTAATTCTTTAAGCAAAGTATTAATTTTTGAGTTCGTAATTTAGTGTATCTTAAAACCATTAAATTATTATTAAACTTTAGTGAATTTTTGGTCTTATAATTTTGATTTCCGAACTGGCTGAGACATCTTATTTAGGCATTTTGGCTTAATCTGACAGCACAATAATCTTTCGTAAATCTGACTCAATTTCTAATATCCAACGCTCCATATCATTAGAAAAAGACTTAATTTTACCAACAAAATAATTATAAGCAATAACTGCAGGAATTGCAACTAAGAGACCAGCAACAGTGGTAATAAGTGCGTCCGAAATACCAGGAGCAATGATTTGTAAAGTTACAACTGGGATATGCCGAACTCCAAGAAAAGATTGGAGAACTCCCCACACCGTTCCCAAAAGGCCTAAAAAAGGGGCAACACTACCACAGGTGGCTAAAAATGGTAAGTTTTGTTCCAGACGGTCAATTTCTAAGGATGCGGTTTTGTTTAAGGCATCGCTAATGTTAGGCAAAAGGTTTAATAAATTTGTCTGTTCTTGTGTGACGGGATTATTCGCCTTATAGATTTTCCGCCATTCCTCAACTGCAGTAAACACCAGTTGGGACAAAGGACTTTCAGGATATTCAGTGGCAATGGCATTAAAATCTAAAACCGAACTGCGGTCCTTAAAAAGACTATACAAAAAAAGATTGGTTTTACGAATTTTTCTGAAGAGAAAGAATTTTTTAATAATAATTGCCCAACTAATAATAGAAAAAACAATCAACACCAGCACAATAATTTTAGCAAAAAATCCCAAACCCCACATAATACTTAGAAAGTTTTCGTTTGCTGGCAGGGTTAAAGGTTCAGGCATAGGAAGATGGTTTATTCAACTTAAATTGATTGAGAAGATTTATCTTGGAAAACACAGATTAAGGTAAAGAAAGAAACCGCTCTTTGGCTAATTTGGCCTCATTGGTATTAGGGTATTCATCAATAACCTTTTTGTAATATCTTTTGGCTTTATTAATCTCATTCATTGACTGATAGGCAAGGCCGATTTTATAAATCGCCGAAGGCACTTTATTACCTT
The sequence above is drawn from the candidate division WOR-3 bacterium genome and encodes:
- a CDS encoding DNA polymerase III subunit alpha, coding for MKKANFVHLHNHTEYSLLDGAIALSKLVNQAAKYKMPALALTDHGNLFGAIEFYKLCYAQGITPIIGAEVYVAVGSRKDRTISKEIPESSFHLTLLSKNLTGYHNLIKLVSLGYLEGFYYRPRIDKELLAQYAEGLIALSGCLKGEVNYYLLQDNYDKAREIVGVYQDIMGRENFYLEIMRLGLPDTEKLLAGLRQLSYEMGSPLVATNDCHFLDPYDAKAHDVLVCIQTGKKLSEDKRLKFESQDIYFKSPEEMTRLFADIPEAITNTLHIAEQCNLILPIDEKEIHLPAFPLPEGFSQDMEYLVHLTNLGLKERYRQLTSEVTERLKYELKIIGQMGFAGYFLIVKDIIDYAKSKGVPVGPGRGSAVSSLVLYCLGITDIDPIKYGLVFERFLNPERVSLPDIDIDFADNKRSEVIDYIRHRYGENSVAQIITFGTMASRAVVRDVGRVLDIPYAEVDRIAKLIPLGMEIGKAIGTIKELKDLIESSAKYKELLEIAVKLENLARHASIHASGIVIAPKPLLELVPLYRSQDNEICTQYDMDALAEIGLLKLDILGLKTLTVIEDTLKICTEQGKPIDKKSIPFDDKKTYQLLQRAETTGLFQIESQGMRDILRKSKPEKIEDLCAVIALYRPGPMANIDEYIKRKLGNKKIEYFHHSVEPILKETYGIMVYQEQVMQIAKLIAGFTPTQYDRLRRAMGKKIPEEMKAMQELFIQGAKHHRIPEKKAEQIFELISPFAGYGFNKSHSMGYAHLSYLTAYLKANYPVEYMTALLSNEIGDSDKLNLLIKECRRMKIDVLPPDVNFSDYKFSIEDNKIRYGLGGIKNLGEKVCLAIKNERILSPYSSFRDFLRRTRKDVNRKAYESLIKAGALDSLEKDRSYLLSILESELEKVSSERLLFLEKQGGLFTQEKPTASPYTPLPNQSDILTQDTKRRAELQDTKTKFLQYEKEAFGFYFSGHPLENYELEYSVLRLKPIATCQSLTELKAGRNDASNDYIIIGGVITSLVRRKDKKGKDYIILQVEDFTASTEIIAFNEVYERCRQFLKPDLLVIIRGKMNLREEVKTQLEAKEILPFEDWVNYYDMLTIAFNNENFNQENLSRIKSILSQYPGSKIVRICLLNNKTTEMVLELGSTKVTFNRQLLQELTEVVNQKMIIISRLKSNTIY
- a CDS encoding DNA polymerase, whose translation is MTNKRKQHFPFHTKVLLEKLSLPKTKRIKTGHNKSHLTLENVLLAILSFAQITKSEIRNH
- a CDS encoding MotA/TolQ/ExbB proton channel family protein; the protein is MPEPLTLPANENFLSIMWGLGFFAKIIVLVLIVFSIISWAIIIKKFFLFRKIRKTNLFLYSLFKDRSSVLDFNAIATEYPESPLSQLVFTAVEEWRKIYKANNPVTQEQTNLLNLLPNISDALNKTASLEIDRLEQNLPFLATCGSVAPFLGLLGTVWGVLQSFLGVRHIPVVTLQIIAPGISDALITTVAGLLVAIPAVIAYNYFVGKIKSFSNDMERWILEIESDLRKIIVLSD
- a CDS encoding biopolymer transporter ExbD: MNNQKRRNSTYTPKFISEMNITSLADVAINLMIIFLIAGISVALSRAGIPVSVPRSSAAVPQRTEGVTVTIDKQGKIYIEDKLINLAQFNSELNSVLAKKTTGQIYLIADEAVNYGLVITVLSKIREVGIGNVSLVASPQAIKKRTGK
- a CDS encoding TonB C-terminal domain-containing protein, producing the protein MKKELLFSFVGHLVIFVLLAGVTKSKPSRERLYPDVFQVAVVNLETGLPKAESPSLPPIAIIDKKPIKTKPTTSKEKLTPAKSMRKESPNIGLKISGKGGKYSYYIDAVLTKIGSNWINPFANSGIAFSCVVYFVIQKDGRISSVKIEKSSGNELYDRSCERAVIVTQNLPPLMGEFANQESLRLHLEFEFKP